In Xenopus laevis strain J_2021 chromosome 2S, Xenopus_laevis_v10.1, whole genome shotgun sequence, a genomic segment contains:
- the LOC108709478 gene encoding uromodulin: MKCQLLFLLALFGISSRSVSADCSNCASDQNCDATANSCICNKTMYSTIGKPPTPVIQCSNTMILSMPKCQLERDRYNSTSLHLMDSACHLHDETVDNLAQMVYNWTLKNGECGNSIIVNSTHVTYANQLFVYAQNSIITSRNNATVNFSCTYPLNMSTSLNFPLKTVFGSAEISIPGGEGKLSIIMSVYTDAAFSQHVTADTQLTVDQPVYVSVWMPSLQSFSVKVTNIYATETSDSSVGTKVYLLQNGCKPDGVGADIMSTLQNGNNTESRFLMKVFKFTTTSSVYLFADVTICDGTCIPVCSSRSAVVNRAAETQTLGVYLESSDTFSGATTAFSCFSSLWTLNSIFFSVLLSKLM; the protein is encoded by the exons ATGAAGTGCCAACTGCTGTTTCTTCTCGCGCTGTTTGGTATTTCTAGTCGTTCAGTCTCTGCTGACTGTTCAAATTGTGCCAGTGACCAgaactgtgatgccactgccaacaGCTGTATCTGCAATAAAACTATGTACAGCACAATAG GGAAGCCACCAACCCCTGTCATTCAGTGCAGCAATACCATGATTTTGTCCATGCCAAAATGCCAACTGGAAAGAGACAGATACAACTCAACCAGTTTACATCTGATGGATTCAGCTTGCCACTTGCATGATGAAACTGTTGATAATCTTGCTCAAATGGTCTATAACTGGACACTAAAGAATGGAGAGTGTGGCAACAGTATAATT GTAAATTCTACTCATGTAACTTATGCCAACCAACTGTTTGTCTATGCCCAAAACTCTATAATCACCAGCAGAAATAATGCTACTGTAAATTTCTCATGCACTTATCCACTAAACATGAGTACTTCACTTAATTTCCCTCTAAAGACAGTATTTGG GTCGGCAGAGATCTCAATCCCTGGTGGAGAAGGAAAATTGAGCATAATTATGTCAGTTTATACAGATGCAGCATTCTCCCAACATGTAACTGCCGACACTCAGTTGACTGTGGACCAGCCTGTGTATGTCTCAGTGTGGATGCCAAGTCTACAGTCTTTCTCTGTTAAAGTCACCAATATTTATGCCACAGAAACATCAGATTCCTCTGTGGGAACAAAAGTATATCTACTTCAGAATGg GTGTAAACCTGATGGCGTTGGAGCTGATATAATGAGCACATTACAGAATGGAAATAACACCGAATCACGATTTCTAATGAAAGTTTTCAAGTTTACTACTACATCTAGTGTGTATCTGTTCGCAGATGTTACAATCTGTGATGGAACTTGCATACCG GTCTGTAGTTCCCGCTCAGCTGTTGTTAACAGAGCAGCAGAAACACAGACTCTCGGTGTTTATC